In one Lycium ferocissimum isolate CSIRO_LF1 unplaced genomic scaffold, AGI_CSIRO_Lferr_CH_V1 ctg1350___fragment_2___debris, whole genome shotgun sequence genomic region, the following are encoded:
- the LOC132042133 gene encoding COBRA-like protein 4, producing MRGLIGVAGFFLIALIPHHAVAFDPLDPNGNITIKWDVMSWTPDGYVATITMNNFQMYRHIMTPGWTLGWTWAKKEVIWSMVGAQTTEQGDCSKFKGNIPHCCKKTPTVVDLLPGVPYNQQFTNCCKGGVISSWGQDPQASVSAFQVSVGQAGTSNKTVKLPKSFTLLGPGPGYTCGPAKIVPPTKFFTPDLRRKTQALMTWNVTCTYSQFLARKHPSCCVSMSSFYNETITSCPSCACGCENKNKCIKSDSKLLNVVGINTPRKDNAPLIQCTHHMCPIRVHWHVKLNYKDYWRVKLTVTNFNYRINYTQWTLLVQHPNLNNVTQVFSFDYKPLVPYQSVNDTGMFYGMKFYNDLLMEAGPSGTVQSEVLLQKDKETFSFKQGWAFPRKVYFNGDECMLPPPDTYPYLPNFAHHSSAAFTTLLFSMVFLFVVLF from the exons atgagaggTTTGATCGGGGTAGCTGGCTTCTTCTTAATTGCTCTCATTCCTCATCATGCAG TTGCATTTGATCCGTTGGATCCTAATGGGAATATCACCATCAAATGGGATGTTATGTCTTGGACACCAGATGGTTATGTC GCCACTATAACAATGAACAATTTCCAAATGTACCGGCATATCATGACCCCTGGTTGGACCCTAGGATGGACATGGGCTAAGAAAGAAGTAATCTGGTCTATGGTGGGTGCACAAACCACCGAACAAGGTGACTGCTCTAAATTTAAAGGCAACATCCCTCACTGTTGTAAGAAGACTCCCACAGTAGTAGATTTGCTCCCTGGAGTTCCGTATAACCAGCAATTCACTAATTGTTGCAAAGGTGGAGTCATATCTTCTTGGGGCCAAGATCCTCAAGCTTCTGTCTCTGCTTTCCAAGTTAGTGTGGGCCAGGCCGGTACGTCGAACAAGACCGTTAAACTTCCTAAGAGCTTCACTTTGCTTGGTCCTGGACCTGGATATACTTGTGGCCCTGCTAAGATTGTTCCACCTACCAAATTTTTCACACCTGATCTTCGACGAAAAACTCAGGCCTTAA TGACATGGAATGTGACATGCACATACTCCCAATTTCTAGCACGAAAACACCCGAGTTGTTGTGTCTCAATGTCAAGTTTCTACAATGAAACCATCACTTCTTGTCCTTCTTGTGCTTGTGGTTGTGAGAACAAAAACAAATGCATCAA GAGCGACTCCAAACTACTGAATGTGGTTGGAATAAACACTCCAAGAAAAGACAATGCACCACTAATACAGTGCACGCACCATATGTGCCCAATTCGAGTGCATTGGCATGTGAAGCTCAACTACAAGGACTATTGGCGAGTCAAGCTTACTGTAACCAACTTCAATTACAGGATCAATTACACACAATGGACTCTTCTTGTTCAGCATCCAAATCTTAACAATGTTACGCAAGTTTTTAGCTTTGATTACAAGCCTCTGGTTCCCTATCAATCCGTCA ATGACACAGGAATGTTCTACGGAATGAAGTTCTACAATGACTTACTGATGGAAGCAGGGCCATCTGGAACTGTTCAATCAGAAGTTCTTCTCCAGAAAGACAAGGAAACTTTCTCCTTCAAGCAAGGCTGGGCATTTCCCCGGAAAGTTTACTTTAATGGCGACGAATGCATGCTGCCACCACCAGATACTTATCCATACTTACCCAACTTTGCCCATCATAGCTCTGCTGCATTCACAACATTGTTATTTTCCATGGTTTTCCTTTTCGTTGTACTTTTTTGA